In Arsenicicoccus sp. oral taxon 190, the following are encoded in one genomic region:
- a CDS encoding aminodeoxychorismate/anthranilate synthase component II, whose protein sequence is MTRILVVDNYDSFVFTIVGYLQQLGGDCDVVRNDAVTPEEGGSYDGVLVSPGPGTPEEAGVSMAMIAACRDRAQPMLGVCLGHQALGVVTGATVSRAPELLHGKTSEVHHDGQGVLAGLPDPFTATRYHSLTIEPETISDELVVTGRTESGIVMAVQHASLPLHGVQFHPESVLTVGGHRLLANWLEVCGSTTAVAASEGLSPLLQR, encoded by the coding sequence ATGACCCGCATCCTCGTCGTCGACAACTACGACTCGTTCGTCTTCACGATCGTCGGCTACCTGCAGCAGCTGGGCGGGGACTGCGACGTGGTCCGCAACGACGCCGTCACCCCCGAGGAGGGTGGGTCGTATGACGGGGTCCTCGTCAGCCCCGGCCCTGGCACCCCCGAGGAGGCCGGCGTCTCGATGGCGATGATCGCGGCCTGCCGGGACCGCGCGCAGCCGATGCTCGGCGTGTGCCTCGGCCACCAGGCGCTCGGGGTCGTCACCGGCGCGACGGTCTCGCGGGCGCCCGAGCTGCTGCACGGCAAGACCTCCGAGGTGCACCACGACGGCCAGGGTGTGCTGGCGGGGCTGCCCGACCCGTTCACGGCCACGCGCTACCACTCGCTCACGATCGAGCCGGAGACGATCTCCGACGAGCTCGTCGTCACCGGCCGCACCGAGAGCGGCATCGTCATGGCCGTCCAGCACGCGAGCCTGCCGCTGCACGGCGTGCAGTTCCACCCCGAGAGCGTGCTCACGGTGGGTGGCCACCGGCTGCTCGCCAACTGGCTCGAGGTGTGCGGGTCCACCACCGCGGTGGCCGCCTCCGAGGGGCTCAGCCCGCTGCTGCAGCGCTAG
- a CDS encoding DUF881 domain-containing protein codes for MVDAGDRRARTMRLLLGGRPSVWGLLVPVVLVVAGLLFAASAVTAKGSSLRASDTRGLADVVASQDRTLSAKESRVADLRDQVKTLSARNAPSGSSATALTDAAARLNQPAGMEAVRGPALQVTMTDSTRSVDSFGGQFSADDLVIHQQDVQAVVNALWSGGAEAMMIQDQRVISTSAVRCVGNTLILHNRVYSPPFVIKAIGDTGSMRRALDQDSSVQVIQQYVAAVGLGYDVLDLGDQTFPAYDGSVTLQHATVAK; via the coding sequence GTGGTGGACGCCGGCGACCGACGCGCACGCACGATGCGGCTGCTCCTCGGCGGGCGACCCAGCGTGTGGGGGCTGCTCGTGCCGGTGGTGCTCGTCGTGGCGGGGCTGCTCTTCGCGGCGAGCGCGGTGACGGCCAAGGGCAGCTCGCTGCGCGCCTCCGACACCCGGGGCCTGGCCGACGTGGTGGCCTCCCAGGACCGCACGCTCAGCGCGAAGGAGAGCCGGGTCGCGGACCTGCGCGACCAGGTCAAGACGCTGTCGGCGCGCAACGCGCCGTCCGGGTCCTCGGCCACGGCGCTGACCGACGCGGCCGCGCGCCTCAACCAGCCGGCGGGCATGGAGGCCGTGCGGGGCCCGGCGCTGCAGGTGACGATGACCGACTCGACGCGGTCGGTGGACTCGTTCGGCGGGCAGTTCAGCGCGGACGACCTGGTCATCCACCAGCAGGACGTGCAGGCGGTGGTCAACGCGCTGTGGTCGGGGGGCGCCGAGGCGATGATGATCCAGGACCAGCGGGTCATCTCGACGAGCGCGGTGCGCTGCGTGGGCAACACGCTGATCCTGCACAACCGCGTCTACTCCCCGCCCTTCGTCATCAAGGCCATCGGTGACACCGGGTCGATGCGCAGGGCCCTGGACCAGGACTCTTCCGTGCAGGTCATCCAGCAGTATGTCGCGGCCGTGGGCCTGGGCTACGACGTGTTGGACCTCGGCGACCAGACCTTCCCCGCGTATGACGGGTCGGTGACGCTGCAGCATGCGACAGTAGCCAAGTGA
- a CDS encoding cell division protein CrgA produces the protein MPESKRRKQSTYTPPAERGSGIKEPSPRWWAPVMVSLMVLGLIWVVTFYLTAGGYPIPNIHYWNLAIGFGLMLLGFGMTTRWR, from the coding sequence GTGCCCGAGTCCAAGCGCCGCAAGCAGTCGACGTACACCCCGCCCGCCGAGAGGGGCTCCGGCATCAAGGAGCCGAGCCCACGCTGGTGGGCCCCCGTGATGGTCTCCCTCATGGTGCTCGGCCTGATCTGGGTGGTCACCTTCTACCTCACGGCCGGTGGCTACCCGATCCCCAACATCCACTACTGGAACCTCGCGATCGGCTTCGGTCTCATGCTCCTCGGATTCGGTATGACGACCCGCTGGCGCTGA